In Parafrankia discariae, a genomic segment contains:
- the glgX gene encoding glycogen debranching protein GlgX, with amino-acid sequence MIRPGSASPLGVWWDGAGVNVAVVAPGADAVDFCVFDDHGLPTASGGETRYRLPERDGGVWHGYLPGVGPGQVYGLRAHGPYAPGRGERYNPAKLLLDPYARRVTGNFVPDPAVHGYVAGDPYGQDPDDRDSAPYVPKGVVTGPVTGPDPAANRPRTAWADTILYELHVRGFTRLHPGVPEKLRGTYAGLAHPAVVDHLLRIGVTAVELLPVHAHISETTLLEHGRSNYWGYNTLAFFAPHPGYAATDDPVAEFRAMVATLHDAGIEVLLDVVYNHTAEGSERGPTLSLRGLDNIAYYRVEPNDPRRYRDVTGCGNTVDATSPHVVRLICDSLRYWVAELGVDGFRFDLATALARSPDGFEPAAPLLTAIQADPLLSSVKLIAEPWDLGWGGYQVGAFPAPWAEWNGRFRDTLRDIFSGRTGSVADLGYRITGSSDIYEHSGRRPWASVNFVTAHDGFPLADLVSYNEKHNEANGEGNRDGESENRSSNHGAEGPTDDPGIRTARRRTRRALISTLLLSAGVPMLLAGDELGRSQGGNNNAYCQDNAVSWLAWPDGTADTPGAGTPGAGTPGVGAPGEVPAADPAGPDPALTTLVSGLIRLRRTAPVLRRQRFFRGGAPTPRRLPDITWFRQDGAVMSAADWNAPRVAILVAHLAGEGLEWTDAAGVPVAGESLLLVIHPDGADRTVVLPGAPWATRYDLLLDTAADDLAGFPDTMTEPRRTLAAGARLDVAGRTVLILRALGGSDLDLDVGDTGDRHASTG; translated from the coding sequence ATGATCCGCCCCGGTTCGGCCAGCCCGCTCGGCGTGTGGTGGGACGGCGCGGGGGTCAACGTCGCCGTGGTGGCGCCCGGGGCCGACGCGGTGGACTTCTGCGTGTTCGACGACCACGGCCTGCCGACCGCCTCCGGCGGCGAGACGCGGTACCGGCTTCCCGAGCGGGACGGCGGTGTCTGGCACGGCTACCTCCCCGGGGTGGGCCCGGGGCAGGTCTACGGCCTGCGGGCGCACGGGCCGTACGCGCCCGGGCGCGGCGAACGGTACAACCCGGCGAAACTGCTGCTCGACCCCTACGCCCGCCGGGTCACGGGGAACTTCGTGCCCGATCCGGCGGTGCACGGGTACGTGGCCGGTGATCCCTACGGACAGGACCCCGACGACCGGGACTCGGCGCCGTACGTGCCGAAGGGCGTCGTGACCGGGCCGGTCACCGGGCCGGACCCGGCCGCGAACCGGCCGCGGACGGCCTGGGCCGACACGATCCTGTACGAGCTGCACGTCCGGGGCTTCACCAGGCTGCACCCGGGGGTGCCCGAGAAGCTGCGCGGAACCTACGCCGGCCTGGCGCACCCGGCGGTCGTCGACCATCTGCTGCGGATCGGGGTCACCGCGGTCGAGCTGCTGCCCGTCCACGCGCACATCTCCGAGACGACGCTGCTGGAGCACGGCCGTTCCAACTACTGGGGCTACAACACGCTGGCGTTCTTCGCGCCGCACCCCGGTTACGCCGCCACCGACGACCCCGTCGCCGAGTTCCGCGCGATGGTCGCCACACTGCACGACGCGGGCATCGAGGTGCTGCTCGACGTCGTCTACAACCACACCGCCGAGGGCAGCGAGCGCGGGCCGACGCTGAGTCTGCGCGGGCTGGACAACATCGCCTACTACCGGGTGGAACCCAACGATCCGCGCCGCTACCGCGATGTCACCGGCTGCGGGAACACCGTCGACGCCACGTCGCCGCACGTCGTGCGCCTGATCTGCGACTCGCTGCGGTACTGGGTGGCCGAGCTGGGGGTGGACGGGTTCCGCTTCGACCTGGCGACGGCGCTCGCCCGGTCACCGGACGGGTTCGAGCCGGCCGCGCCGCTGCTCACCGCGATCCAGGCCGACCCGCTGCTGTCCTCTGTCAAGCTGATCGCCGAGCCGTGGGACCTCGGCTGGGGCGGGTACCAGGTCGGCGCGTTCCCGGCGCCGTGGGCCGAGTGGAACGGCCGGTTCCGCGACACCCTGCGCGACATCTTCAGCGGCCGCACCGGCAGCGTGGCGGATCTCGGGTACCGGATCACCGGCTCGTCCGACATCTACGAACATTCGGGACGCCGGCCCTGGGCCTCGGTCAACTTCGTCACCGCGCACGACGGGTTCCCCCTCGCCGACCTGGTCTCCTACAACGAGAAGCACAACGAGGCCAACGGGGAGGGCAACCGGGACGGGGAGTCGGAGAACCGGTCGTCGAACCACGGCGCCGAGGGGCCGACGGACGACCCGGGTATCCGCACGGCCCGCCGCCGGACCCGCCGGGCGCTGATCAGCACGCTGCTGCTGTCGGCCGGGGTGCCGATGCTGCTCGCCGGCGACGAGCTGGGACGTTCGCAGGGCGGCAACAACAACGCCTACTGCCAGGACAACGCGGTCTCCTGGCTGGCCTGGCCGGACGGAACGGCGGACACCCCCGGGGCCGGCACGCCCGGGGCCGGCACGCCCGGGGTTGGTGCGCCCGGCGAGGTGCCGGCCGCGGATCCGGCCGGCCCGGACCCGGCGCTGACCACGCTGGTGAGCGGGCTGATCCGGCTGCGCCGCACCGCACCCGTGCTGCGGCGACAGCGGTTCTTCCGCGGTGGCGCGCCCACCCCGCGACGACTGCCCGACATCACCTGGTTCCGGCAGGACGGCGCGGTGATGTCGGCCGCGGACTGGAACGCCCCGCGGGTGGCGATCCTGGTGGCGCACCTGGCCGGGGAGGGCCTCGAGTGGACCGACGCGGCGGGCGTGCCGGTCGCCGGGGAGAGCCTGCTGCTCGTCATCCATCCGGACGGCGCGGACCGGACGGTCGTGCTCCCCGGGGCACCCTGGGCGACCCGCTACGACCTCCTGCTCGACACCGCCGCGGACGACCTCGCCGGTTTCCCGGACACGATGACCGAGCCCCGCCGGACCCTGGCGGCCGGCGCGCGACTCGACGTGGCCGGACGGACCGTCCTGATCCTGCGCGCCCTCGGCGGCTCCGACCTCGACCTCGACGTCGGCGACACCGGCGACCGCCACGCCTCGACCGGGTAG
- a CDS encoding enoyl-CoA hydratase/isomerase family protein: protein MAVVRLEVSDGVGTIRLDRPPMNALNAELAAELRATALEATARADIRAVVLYGGEKVFAAGADIKEMAKLDIAGITGWVRDLGAALDLVARIPKPVVAAVTGYALGGGLELALCADFRVFAENAKVGVPEITLGVIPGAGGTQRLPRLIGPARAKNLVFSGRQVRAAEAEAIGLADKVVPADEVYAEALRMAGRFVTGPALALAAAKQAIDDGGDLALSEALRLESALFVGLFGTEDRRHGMDSFIERGPGKADFVGR, encoded by the coding sequence ATGGCGGTCGTGCGGCTCGAGGTCTCCGACGGTGTCGGGACGATCCGGCTGGACCGGCCGCCGATGAACGCGCTCAACGCCGAGCTCGCCGCCGAGCTGCGCGCCACCGCCCTCGAGGCCACCGCGCGGGCGGACATCCGCGCGGTCGTCCTCTACGGCGGCGAGAAGGTGTTCGCCGCCGGGGCGGACATCAAGGAGATGGCGAAGCTGGACATCGCCGGCATCACCGGCTGGGTCCGCGATCTGGGCGCGGCCCTCGACCTGGTGGCGCGGATCCCGAAGCCGGTCGTCGCGGCCGTCACCGGCTACGCCCTCGGTGGCGGCCTGGAGCTGGCGCTGTGCGCCGACTTCCGGGTCTTCGCCGAGAACGCGAAGGTCGGAGTGCCCGAGATCACCCTGGGTGTCATCCCGGGCGCCGGCGGCACGCAGCGTCTGCCGCGGCTCATCGGCCCGGCCCGGGCCAAGAACCTGGTCTTCAGCGGACGGCAGGTGCGGGCCGCCGAGGCGGAGGCGATCGGGCTGGCCGACAAGGTCGTCCCGGCCGACGAGGTGTACGCCGAGGCGCTGCGGATGGCCGGCCGCTTCGTCACCGGGCCCGCCCTGGCGCTGGCCGCGGCGAAGCAGGCGATCGACGACGGCGGCGACCTCGCGCTCTCCGAGGCGCTGCGGCTGGAGTCGGCGCTGTTCGTCGGCCTGTTCGGCACCGAGGACCGCCGCCACGGCATGGACTCGTTCATCGAGCGCGGCCCGGGCAAGGCCGACTTCGTCGGCCGCTAG
- a CDS encoding endonuclease/exonuclease/phosphatase family protein, protein MSPAKGIGRRIGRRAPTSSNLAGDPNGNSAGAGGVTGGSGGSGGDIGAGAGTGAGDIPAIPSDPPGWTGGTHPPARIALVFVAWVVTAALAVLAAIRLVHLDDAFAWPFAALNALTPLLYLPVYAALAIGFALRRNLLMIFCALLVVAHLVWALPEVLPGDADDVPQGSARLRVMSANLLYSNTEAGRLGRQIEAADPDVLVLVELSPRTLADVQASGALKEYRYSEVRPRDGAFGAAVFSRFPLSDTAAPEVAGSMSLRTTVRVDERRSFVMYAVHTISPTSGDYAKRWRTQLDHLREDVESSTLPVVLAGDFNATRDHRPLRRLLSAGVRDAHDVLGAGWTPTWNAKTVALPPVLRIDHVLASPAFAITSYQVGSEFGSDHKPVTVDLALR, encoded by the coding sequence GTGAGCCCCGCGAAGGGCATCGGCCGACGCATCGGCCGACGCGCCCCCACCTCCAGCAACCTCGCCGGCGATCCCAACGGCAACAGCGCCGGCGCCGGCGGAGTCACCGGCGGGAGCGGCGGGAGCGGCGGAGACATCGGCGCCGGGGCGGGCACGGGCGCCGGCGACATCCCGGCGATCCCGTCCGACCCGCCCGGCTGGACGGGTGGGACGCACCCACCGGCCCGGATCGCGCTGGTGTTCGTCGCCTGGGTCGTCACGGCGGCGCTCGCCGTCCTCGCCGCGATCCGCCTCGTCCACCTCGACGACGCGTTCGCCTGGCCGTTCGCCGCGCTCAACGCGCTGACGCCGCTGCTGTACCTGCCGGTCTACGCGGCGCTCGCGATCGGCTTCGCGCTGCGGCGCAACCTGCTCATGATCTTCTGTGCGCTGCTCGTGGTCGCCCACCTGGTCTGGGCGCTGCCCGAGGTCCTTCCCGGCGACGCCGACGACGTCCCGCAGGGCTCGGCCCGGCTGCGGGTGATGAGCGCGAACCTGCTCTACTCCAACACCGAGGCCGGCCGGCTGGGCCGGCAGATCGAGGCCGCCGACCCCGACGTCCTGGTGCTGGTCGAGCTCTCGCCGCGGACGTTGGCCGACGTCCAGGCCTCGGGCGCGCTGAAGGAGTACCGGTACTCCGAGGTCCGTCCGCGGGACGGCGCGTTCGGCGCGGCGGTGTTCTCCCGCTTCCCGTTGTCGGACACGGCGGCGCCTGAGGTGGCCGGCAGCATGTCACTGCGCACGACGGTGCGGGTCGACGAGCGACGTTCCTTCGTCATGTACGCGGTGCACACGATCTCGCCGACGAGCGGGGACTACGCGAAACGGTGGCGGACCCAGCTCGACCATCTCCGCGAGGACGTCGAGAGCTCGACCCTGCCGGTCGTGCTCGCCGGCGACTTCAACGCCACCCGGGACCACCGCCCGCTGCGCCGGCTGCTCTCCGCCGGTGTGCGCGACGCCCACGACGTCCTCGGCGCCGGCTGGACGCCGACCTGGAACGCGAAGACGGTCGCGCTCCCACCGGTGCTGCGGATCGACCACGTCCTCGCCTCACCGGCCTTCGCGATCACCAGCTACCAGGTCGGCTCCGAGTTCGGCAGCGACCACAAGCCGGTGACCGTCGACCTGGCCCTGCGCTAG